ACATCTACTTGGCAGATGTgtggaagagggatcaggaaagggagagacagaaaaaaattaatcttccATAATTGTAGGCATTCTTCTTTCTAGTCAGGTTGGATAAGTATAAAAGGGTAAAAACGGGAAATACATACCTAAGTTTGAagtggaaagagaataaaaataaaatctaagttATTATGTTTACTTTATTAGCAAGAAATATAGATGTAAAAATTATGCCAACTATcagaatattttcctttctgtgagGTTCTTCAATGCAGTCTTCACATCCTTATTTCTCAGGCTGTAGATCAAGGGGTTCAGCATGGGAATCACTGTAGTATAAAACACGGAGGACATTTTTTCCAGGGCCACGTTGTTACTGGAAGAAGGTTTGAGATACATGGACATGAGGGATTCATAAAACACAATGACCGCCATGAGATGGGAACTACAGGTACTAAAGGCTTTTGACCTGCCCTCTTTGGAGTTGATGCAGAGGATACTGGAAAGGATAAAAGCATAAGAAATTATGATTGTCAAACTGGTTGCTACCATGTTGAATCCACCAATAACAAAAATCAAGAGCTCATCTAAGTAAGTGCTGGAGCAAGAGAGTTTGATGAGGGCGACAATGTCACAGAAGTAATGACTGATTACATTTGGCCCACAGAATGGCAACCTCAGTATACAACCTGTGTGTATCACTGCATCTGTGAAGCCCACAGAAAACACAGAGATCACCAGCAAGGAGCAGACTCGAGGGGACATGAGGATGTGGTACAGTAGAGGATTACAGATGGCAACATAGCGATCATAAGCCATAGCTGCCAGCATATAGCACTCAGAAATAacaaaaatgcagaagaaaaagaGTTGAGTCGTGCACCTAGAATAGGAGATAGTTTTATCTTCGAATAAAAATCCCACTAGCATTTGGGGGGTAATGACAGAGGAATAACAGAGGTCTAAAACAGACAAACTGCTGAGCAAATAGTACATGGGGGTATGGAGTTGAGAACTAAATCTAATCAGTATGATCATGCCCAGGTTCCCCATCACAGTGACTGTATAGATGcccaagaaaatgaagaagaggggCATCTGAAGCTCTGGCTCATCTGTCAGTCCCTCAAGAATAAACATAGTGACTTCAGACTGAtttcctcttctcattttctAGGAGGAAACCTGTGAGAATAAGAAGTAAGAATCACATTAGAAAAGTATACAACTCTTCCCCTTCTTGGTTCCCTTTCCTCAAAGGAAGGTAAAAATGACTGGGAAACTCTGAAGCCTGACCTCTCTTGATCctgccactcccccaccccacccctgtcccACATCTAATGAGTTTATTTCCTCTAGGCAGAATTGGTCTTAAAAACAAAGAGACAAGATTtgctggaaaaatgagaaagtggTCAGCAGAaagtaggtatagaccaacatctcccacaactataccaagataagctatAAATAGGTACACGACTTACACATAAATGGtgatacaaacaaattagaagagcaataAAGAAATTGCTGTTGAGAGCTGTGGATAGGAGAAGAtttaatgactgaacaaaaggatcacagaagataaaatggacagctTTGGTCaaacaaaaggtaaaataaaaccaatgcagctaggATTAGAAAGGACAaaagtaactggggaaaaaatcttttcagtaagtttccctgataaagttCTCATAGTCAACCTACATAAGGAATCaattcaaatatataggaataaaagccatctTCTAATTGTTAAATGGTAAAGGAATAGGAACAAGCAAATTAGGAAGAAATTTCACTTAACAATAGACATATAAAAATACCCCAAATCATCATTAATtacagaaattaaaattaaagcaactctgaggttccactccACATCCATCTGATTGACacttgacaaaaaaaggaaaatgagaaatattggaGCAGTTGTGGGAAAACTTGAGTGTGCTGCTGGAGGAATCATAAAGTAGTCTAACCACTCTGGCTAAAAGTTACTGAACTGTGCATAAACTTTAACCCAGTGATACTACTATAAGGTCAATactcccaaagacatcaaagaatgAGGAAAGGGTCTTATaagtacaaaattatttacaGCAATTCTTTTGTGctatcaaagaactagaaactatgAAGACGAATATCACCTGGGAAAGGAcggaacaaattatggtatatgaatgcaataggATACTATTATCCTagaagaaatggtgaaagggatactttcagagaaacctgggacatCTTAaatactgagtgaagtgaacaaaaacaacaatttatacaatataaCAACAACTTTGTAATGACAAAAGAtttgaaagacttatgaactcTGATCTACATAATAACTAACCATGATTTCAGTTGATCAAAGATGAAGGATATCACCAACattctgacagagaagtgatagacttaAGGTGTAGAATGAGCCttttggcaggggaggggagagaggggaacatagataatgcaggaatttgttttgcttcactttacatatttttcaaatgggttttgttaatttttttcaatgcaaTGGAA
This Trichosurus vulpecula isolate mTriVul1 chromosome 2, mTriVul1.pri, whole genome shotgun sequence DNA region includes the following protein-coding sequences:
- the LOC118835716 gene encoding olfactory receptor 8D4-like, producing the protein MRRGNQSEVTMFILEGLTDEPELQMPLFFIFLGIYTVTVMGNLGMIILIRFSSQLHTPMYYLLSSLSVLDLCYSSVITPQMLVGFLFEDKTISYSRCTTQLFFFCIFVISECYMLAAMAYDRYVAICNPLLYHILMSPRVCSLLVISVFSVGFTDAVIHTGCILRLPFCGPNVISHYFCDIVALIKLSCSSTYLDELLIFVIGGFNMVATSLTIIISYAFILSSILCINSKEGRSKAFSTCSSHLMAVIVFYESLMSMYLKPSSSNNVALEKMSSVFYTTVIPMLNPLIYSLRNKDVKTALKNLTERKIF